Proteins encoded by one window of Clostridium perfringens:
- a CDS encoding ribonuclease H1 domain-containing protein — protein sequence MAKKYYAIAKGKSGIPKIVETWTECQKEVIGCKGAKYKSFTSKEEAEKFISIHENGGSFEEVKGNEEVKDDLIYIYVDGSFMVSKENYSYGFLVVKNDEILYEDNGVGYDKEAIALRNVSGEVEGAMKAIEYAIENGYKDIVLCYDYQGIESWALGTWKRNNRITQNYNEFMQEKFKLIKVRFKKIKGHSGNKFNDRADILAKKALESL from the coding sequence ATGGCTAAAAAATATTATGCTATAGCAAAAGGAAAATCAGGAATTCCTAAGATTGTTGAGACTTGGACAGAATGCCAAAAAGAAGTAATAGGATGTAAAGGTGCTAAGTACAAAAGTTTCACTTCAAAGGAAGAGGCAGAAAAGTTTATTTCTATTCATGAAAATGGAGGAAGCTTTGAGGAAGTTAAAGGAAATGAAGAGGTTAAGGATGATTTAATTTATATTTACGTAGATGGTAGCTTTATGGTTTCTAAAGAAAATTATTCTTATGGCTTCTTAGTAGTAAAAAATGATGAAATATTATATGAAGATAATGGTGTTGGATATGATAAAGAAGCAATAGCTCTAAGAAACGTATCAGGAGAAGTTGAAGGGGCTATGAAGGCAATTGAATATGCCATAGAAAATGGATATAAGGATATAGTTCTTTGTTATGATTATCAAGGAATTGAGAGCTGGGCTTTAGGAACTTGGAAAAGAAATAATAGAATAACTCAAAATTATAATGAGTTTATGCAAGAAAAATTTAAACTCATAAAGGTTAGATTTAAAAAAATAAAAGGACACAGCGGAAATAAATTTAATGATAGGGCAGATATACTTGCCAAAAAAGCATTAGAAAGTCTTTAA
- a CDS encoding YtxH domain-containing protein: MAKKLMTTLAIGAIGAAVGMMVTPNLDRKTQRALKKASRRMIDAAGESMGWME; the protein is encoded by the coding sequence ATGGCAAAAAAATTAATGACTACTTTAGCCATAGGTGCTATTGGAGCAGCTGTTGGTATGATGGTAACTCCAAATTTAGACAGAAAAACTCAAAGAGCTCTTAAAAAGGCTTCAAGAAGAATGATTGATGCAGCGGGCGAAAGTATGGGATGGATGGAATAA